The DNA segment CCGGCGGCCAGGGCGGCCTCGGCAACGCCGCGCTCGCGACCACGAAGCGCAAGGCGCCGGGCTTCGCCCTGCTCGGCACGCTCGGGTACGAGGGCGAGGTCACACTCGAACTCAAGACCATCGCCGACGTCGCCTTCGTCGGCTTCCCGTCGGCGGGCAAGTCGAGCCTCATCGCGGCGATGTCGGCCGCGCGGCCGAAGATCGCCGACTACCCCTTCACGACCCTCCACCCGAACCTCGGCGTCGTGCAGGCGGGCGACCACCGGTTCACGGTGGCCGACGTCCCCGGCCTCATCGAGGGTGCGAGCGAGGGCAAGGGCCTCGGCCTCGAGTTCCTCCGCCACGTCGAGCGCTGCTCCGCCCTCCTCCACGTGCTCGACTGTGCCACGCTCGAGCCCGGTCGCGACCCGATCAGCGACCTCGACGTCATCCTCGCCGAGCTCGCCGCCTACCCGGTGCCCGAAGGGCAGACGCCGCTCATCGAGCGTCCGCAGCTCGTCGCGCTCAACAAGATCGACGTGCCCGAGGCGCGCGAGCTCGCCGACTTCGTGAAGCCCGAGCTCGAGTCCCGCGGCTACCGCGTGTTCGAGATCTCGACGGTGTCGCACGAGGGTCTTCGCCAGCTCGGCTTCGCCCTCGGCGAGACGGTCGACGAGGCGCGCCGCATCGCCGCCGCCGCCAACACCGACCCCGAGCGCATCGTCATGCGCCCGAAGGCCGTCGACGCGAAGCCGTTCGTCGTCCGCCCCGAGGGCGGTTCGTACGGCACCATCTACCGCATCCTCGGTCAGAAGCCTGAGCGTTGGGTGCAGCAGACCGACTTCGCCAACGACGAGGCCGTGGGCTACCTCGCCGACCGTCTCGCCCGACTCGGCGTCGA comes from the Agromyces protaetiae genome and includes:
- the obgE gene encoding GTPase ObgE, with the protein product MVSFVDEVRLFVKAGHGGNGCVSVRREKFKPLAGPDGGNGGDGGDIVLVADPQVTTLLAYHGRPHRTSPNGQPGQGDNRSGAMGEDVELPVPVGTVVKDENGNELADLTEPGMRFVAAPGGQGGLGNAALATTKRKAPGFALLGTLGYEGEVTLELKTIADVAFVGFPSAGKSSLIAAMSAARPKIADYPFTTLHPNLGVVQAGDHRFTVADVPGLIEGASEGKGLGLEFLRHVERCSALLHVLDCATLEPGRDPISDLDVILAELAAYPVPEGQTPLIERPQLVALNKIDVPEARELADFVKPELESRGYRVFEISTVSHEGLRQLGFALGETVDEARRIAAAANTDPERIVMRPKAVDAKPFVVRPEGGSYGTIYRILGQKPERWVQQTDFANDEAVGYLADRLARLGVEDELVRAGAVAGSTVIIGPGSGIVFDWEPTLTSTAELITAPRGSDIRLDDNRRATREERRAAYHDRMDAKAEARAELEREREAGIWSDDEEDVEQ